In one window of Kitasatospora sp. MMS16-BH015 DNA:
- a CDS encoding enhanced serine sensitivity protein SseB C-terminal domain-containing protein has translation MQAVAPERYEAYEQLLRALAEGEVWMLLWHGRPGSPDAQYGNMEVGGHGYAPAVTSAEQLAASGWSRAHEVVSGVEIAAALHRTRWGLWLNPHAPGGGVGIPWADLRRVAGGLDRLPAGPLRLSEPRVDAPRFYAVLAQQAAELRPVRALRAAWVQPVVGEPYLAIGLDLYDSSPPAVEAVRALVHRALGHAPEGLAVSTVLLADDLDPVALWMRACARPFFDREAPYGQLPAGR, from the coding sequence ATGCAGGCGGTCGCGCCCGAACGGTACGAGGCGTACGAACAGTTGCTGCGCGCCCTCGCCGAGGGCGAGGTCTGGATGCTGCTCTGGCACGGCCGCCCCGGCAGCCCCGACGCGCAGTACGGGAACATGGAGGTCGGCGGGCACGGCTACGCCCCCGCCGTGACCTCCGCCGAGCAGCTGGCCGCCTCCGGCTGGAGCCGCGCCCACGAGGTGGTGTCCGGGGTGGAGATCGCCGCCGCGCTGCACCGCACCCGGTGGGGCCTGTGGCTGAATCCGCACGCTCCCGGCGGCGGGGTGGGCATCCCGTGGGCCGACCTGCGCCGGGTGGCCGGCGGGCTGGACCGGCTGCCGGCCGGACCGCTGCGCCTCAGCGAACCCCGGGTGGACGCGCCCCGGTTCTACGCCGTGCTGGCGCAGCAGGCGGCCGAGCTGCGGCCGGTCCGCGCGCTGCGCGCGGCCTGGGTCCAGCCGGTCGTGGGCGAACCGTACCTGGCCATCGGGCTGGACCTCTACGACAGCTCGCCCCCGGCCGTGGAGGCCGTCCGGGCACTGGTGCACCGGGCGCTCGGGCACGCTCCGGAGGGGCTGGCGGTCTCGACCGTGCTGCTGGCCGACGACCTCGACCCGGTGGCGCTCTGGATGCGGGCCTGCGCCCGCCCGTTCTTCGACCGGGAGGCGCCCTACGGGCAGCTTCCCGCAGGTCGCTGA
- a CDS encoding ABC transporter permease — MTTPTETTGSAAEAGPEAASAAPKKIEGRSPGKIAWARLKRDKVALGGGAVVILLILVAIFAPVIISLFGHPVDQPHPDQINPDLGLPKGAYGGISGDFWLGVDPTFGRDVFSRIVYGARVSLGVAFSAAAFSTVIGVLLGMAAGFFGGWIDAAISRVMDVLLAFPQLLFSIALISVMPNDLIGLSGSFLRMVILVVVIGFFGWPYIGRIVRGQVMSLREREYIDAARSLGAGSVHILIKELLPNLVAPILVYMTLIIPTNILSEAALSFLGAGVKPPTPSWGQMLNDAIAIYQSDPTYMVVPGLAIFITVLAFNLFGDGLRDALDPKGN, encoded by the coding sequence ATGACCACACCCACCGAGACCACCGGCTCCGCCGCCGAGGCCGGGCCTGAGGCCGCCTCCGCCGCGCCGAAGAAGATCGAGGGCCGCTCGCCCGGCAAGATCGCCTGGGCCCGCCTGAAGCGGGACAAGGTCGCCCTCGGGGGCGGCGCCGTGGTGATCCTGCTGATCCTGGTGGCGATCTTCGCCCCGGTGATCATCTCGCTCTTCGGCCACCCGGTCGACCAGCCGCACCCGGACCAGATCAACCCGGACCTCGGTCTGCCCAAGGGTGCCTACGGTGGCATCAGCGGCGACTTCTGGCTCGGCGTCGACCCGACCTTCGGCCGCGACGTCTTCAGCCGGATCGTCTACGGCGCCCGGGTCTCGCTCGGCGTGGCCTTCTCCGCCGCCGCCTTCTCCACCGTGATCGGTGTGCTGCTCGGCATGGCGGCCGGCTTCTTCGGCGGCTGGATCGACGCCGCCATCAGCCGGGTCATGGACGTGCTGCTGGCCTTCCCGCAGCTGCTGTTCTCCATCGCGCTGATCTCGGTGATGCCCAACGACCTGATCGGCCTGAGCGGGTCCTTCCTGCGCATGGTCATCCTGGTCGTCGTCATCGGCTTCTTCGGCTGGCCGTACATCGGCCGCATCGTCCGCGGCCAGGTGATGTCGCTGCGCGAGCGCGAGTACATCGACGCCGCCCGTAGCCTCGGCGCTGGCAGCGTGCACATCCTGATCAAGGAGCTGCTCCCGAACCTGGTCGCGCCGATCTTGGTCTACATGACCCTGATCATCCCGACCAACATCCTCAGCGAGGCGGCCCTCAGCTTCCTCGGTGCCGGTGTCAAGCCGCCGACCCCCTCCTGGGGTCAGATGCTCAACGACGCCATCGCGATCTACCAGTCCGACCCGACCTACATGGTCGTCCCGGGTCTGGCGATCTTCATCACCGTCCTCGCCTTCAACCTCTTCGGCGACGGCCTGCGCGACGCGCTCGACCCCAAGGGCAACTGA